One genomic region from Kamptonema formosum PCC 6407 encodes:
- a CDS encoding CHAT domain-containing protein gives MKQPRYTLGLKRSRRILHKIATILTNTQMMLKIIAKFPWLSSKISFTISLALLTLCLTVALPTLATLPPIAQQSPTVEPISTPAQLLDRGRQLYGAGRFAEAITLWEQVQKIYATEGATLNQAMTLNYLATAYQELGQLETAKSAIASSFQLLQSQNKLDLKGTAILAQAWNTQGSLLLATGQTQSALEAWETAEATYETANNPTGKLGSQLNQAQALQTLGLYRRTKTLLERINQQLQTQPDSLLKAESLQSLGRTLQLLGDLRQSKEVLEASWEIAKQQNSPALVSKTLVAIGNVARDLQQNQIALDYYQEAATKAPDPLTQMQARLNQLSLYAETQQQKDAIALASEILPTLANLSPSRPNIYSRINFAQSALKIGAASQRDIAQILVAAVQQAKELRDSKAESYAIAQLGELYAQAKQWQDAETLTKRSIATAQSIDLPTLVARSSWQLGRIYQQQGDFKGAIAAYTEAYHTLQSLRKDLIAVNSDVQFSFTKSVEPVYRELVSLLLREGAPEGQVHIGDAAQQVNIKLARQVIESLQLAEIENFFKEACLDVKPKQIDEIDPKSAVIYPIILPDRLEVILSLPGQPLRHYRTFLADTEIERRVKLLYSSLYLGYSSSDRLRYFQEAYKWLIEPAEPDLAANNIKTLAFVLDGSLRNLPMSALYDGQQYLVEKYSVALSLGLQLLPEALQHNKIKVLAAGLTQARQGFPALPGVAIELQGIAAEVKSDVFIDRNFVQSALEKNVKDQDYSIIHLATHGQFSSNPDLTFLLSWDDRINVRDLSELLKTRNNSNPLELLVLSACQTAAGDPKAALGLAGLAVRSGASSTIASLWSVSDESTTKLMVAFYHQLSNSKLNKAEALRAAQLSLLQYSLYNHPYFWASFILVGNWL, from the coding sequence ATGAAACAGCCCCGGTACACGCTGGGACTGAAGCGATCGCGCCGAATCCTTCACAAAATAGCCACAATCCTAACTAATACTCAAATGATGCTTAAAATAATTGCTAAATTTCCCTGGCTCTCAAGCAAAATTAGCTTCACTATCAGCTTAGCTCTGTTGACACTCTGCCTCACAGTTGCCCTTCCCACCCTAGCTACCCTACCCCCGATCGCTCAACAGTCCCCAACAGTCGAACCGATTTCAACTCCGGCACAACTTCTCGATCGAGGGCGACAACTCTACGGCGCAGGTCGCTTTGCCGAAGCTATCACTCTCTGGGAACAAGTTCAAAAGATTTACGCTACAGAGGGTGCAACCCTAAATCAAGCGATGACTCTCAATTACCTAGCCACAGCCTATCAAGAATTAGGTCAGTTAGAAACAGCAAAAAGTGCGATCGCTTCCAGCTTCCAACTACTGCAAAGCCAGAATAAACTCGATCTTAAAGGCACTGCCATTCTCGCCCAAGCCTGGAATACCCAAGGTAGCTTACTATTAGCAACAGGGCAAACTCAATCGGCCTTAGAAGCTTGGGAAACAGCGGAAGCTACCTACGAAACTGCCAATAACCCAACGGGAAAACTGGGCAGCCAACTCAACCAAGCCCAAGCTTTGCAAACCCTTGGTTTATACCGTCGCACCAAAACATTATTAGAGAGAATTAATCAACAACTCCAAACTCAACCCGACTCGCTGCTAAAAGCTGAAAGTTTGCAAAGTTTAGGGCGTACTTTGCAATTGTTAGGAGATTTACGCCAGTCGAAAGAAGTCCTAGAAGCAAGTTGGGAGATAGCTAAACAACAAAATTCTCCCGCGCTTGTGAGTAAAACTTTAGTCGCGATCGGTAACGTTGCTAGAGACTTGCAGCAAAATCAAATTGCCTTAGATTACTATCAGGAAGCAGCGACAAAAGCGCCCGATCCTCTTACCCAAATGCAAGCGCGACTCAATCAACTCAGCTTGTATGCAGAAACTCAACAGCAAAAAGACGCGATCGCCCTCGCATCTGAAATTCTACCCACACTCGCCAACTTGTCACCCAGTCGCCCTAATATTTACAGTCGCATCAATTTTGCCCAAAGCGCACTCAAAATAGGCGCTGCATCCCAGCGAGACATTGCCCAAATCTTAGTCGCAGCAGTTCAACAAGCCAAAGAACTGCGAGACTCTAAAGCAGAATCCTATGCGATCGCGCAATTAGGAGAACTTTACGCCCAAGCTAAACAATGGCAGGATGCAGAAACTTTGACTAAGCGCTCGATCGCCACCGCCCAAAGTATCGATCTTCCCACTCTTGTTGCTCGTTCCTCTTGGCAACTCGGCCGCATTTATCAACAACAGGGAGATTTCAAAGGCGCGATCGCTGCTTACACCGAAGCCTACCACACCCTGCAATCCCTTCGCAAGGACTTAATCGCCGTTAATTCCGACGTGCAGTTCAGCTTCACCAAAAGCGTCGAACCCGTATATCGCGAACTCGTCAGCTTGTTACTCAGAGAAGGAGCCCCAGAAGGACAAGTCCACATTGGAGATGCCGCACAACAAGTAAATATCAAATTAGCCCGCCAAGTCATCGAGTCTTTACAACTTGCAGAAATTGAAAACTTCTTTAAAGAAGCTTGTTTAGATGTTAAACCCAAACAAATTGATGAAATCGATCCTAAATCTGCTGTTATCTACCCCATTATCTTACCAGATCGTTTGGAAGTAATTCTATCTTTGCCCGGTCAACCCCTGCGACACTACCGCACTTTTCTAGCAGATACAGAAATCGAGCGCCGCGTCAAATTGTTATATTCTTCCCTTTACTTAGGATATTCCAGTAGCGATCGCCTGCGTTATTTCCAAGAAGCCTACAAGTGGCTGATCGAACCCGCAGAACCAGACTTGGCAGCCAACAACATCAAAACTCTAGCCTTTGTGCTCGACGGTTCTTTGCGAAACTTACCGATGTCAGCCCTCTACGATGGCCAGCAATACTTAGTAGAAAAATACAGTGTCGCCCTCAGTTTGGGATTGCAGTTGTTGCCAGAAGCTTTGCAACACAACAAAATCAAAGTATTAGCGGCTGGACTGACTCAAGCGCGTCAAGGTTTTCCCGCCTTACCAGGAGTAGCAATTGAACTCCAGGGAATTGCTGCGGAAGTTAAATCGGATGTATTTATCGATCGAAATTTTGTCCAATCAGCCTTAGAAAAAAACGTCAAAGACCAAGATTATTCTATTATCCATCTTGCCACTCACGGTCAGTTTAGTTCTAACCCCGATCTCACATTTCTCCTGAGTTGGGACGATCGCATCAACGTTCGAGATTTGAGTGAGTTATTGAAGACCAGAAATAACTCTAATCCCTTAGAACTTCTCGTTCTCAGCGCTTGCCAAACAGCAGCGGGCGATCCCAAGGCTGCTTTGGGGTTAGCGGGACTTGCCGTGCGATCGGGCGCTTCCAGTACGATCGCTAGTCTGTGGTCAGTCAGCGACGAATCAACCACTAAGTTAATGGTGGCATTTTACCATCAGCTCAGTAACAGTAAATTGAATAAAGCTGAAGCTTTGCGAGCGGCGCAGTTGAGTTTATTGCAATATTCTCTTTATAATCACCCTTATTTTTGGGCATCGTTTATCTTGGTGGGCAATTGGCTTTAA
- a CDS encoding RpnC/YadD family protein, with product MASAIAEIPDRRVQSNLMASAGILAGLVLERDVISRILRRDIMRESVIYQEILQEGIDEGRQEGRQSAMEEIARNLLQENIPLEQIARFTGLSLEVVQSLQS from the coding sequence GTGGCATCTGCGATCGCAGAGATTCCAGATAGACGAGTGCAAAGTAATTTAATGGCATCGGCAGGGATTTTGGCCGGTTTAGTATTGGAGAGAGATGTAATTTCAAGAATTCTACGGAGGGATATTATGCGCGAGTCAGTGATTTATCAGGAGATTTTGCAGGAAGGAATAGACGAAGGTAGGCAGGAAGGCAGGCAGTCTGCTATGGAAGAAATTGCTCGGAATTTGTTACAGGAAAATATACCACTAGAGCAAATTGCTAGGTTTACAGGTTTATCGCTGGAGGTGGTGCAAAGCTTACAAAGTTAG
- a CDS encoding serine/threonine-protein kinase: MSYCFNPACQNPQNPADAEICSSCGSQLLLTHNLSLSEIKSETAPKELETPLECRYRAIKPIGQGGFGRTFLAVDENKPFTYSQCVIKQFFPQNPTEKAAEWFHREAMQLETLGKHPQIPNLIAHFEQDRQQYLVQEFIPGKNLAQELAQKGPFNELQIRQLLQDLLPVLHFVHKSKVIHRDIKPENIIRRTNIYQGGATGFIPLLPADLISSQSLVSSGIARNGQLVLVDFGAAKKVKGNGLPQTGTIVGSAAYTAPEQLMGKAVFASDIYSLGITCIHLLTQVPPFDLFDSREGTWAWRDYLKTPVSDNLGHILDKMLQGATNHRYHAAAAVIRHLNPKPVYVETLPVTSEPAIVSPEMPAEPPPLPPDLPPPPNQKLQVKIQQALQDTLTPYNVKIQVNKTKRKLTVVINRNEDCKIHYPHLSQIIATTLTDLQLNQISVVKLLGRVNNSPRPEWKQVLQIDTKIQFRNKIIRLQNNKLAGRFSQLKTREFWLFKLKSKDFWIDLLMFALMLFILGTQIIILKPWVGIIISSVFLYVKNQVAKNEQFKTNSLLATLAGIFLMMGIGGNYTIFVSGPFGILLGCLFMALPLFYTTK, translated from the coding sequence ATGAGCTATTGCTTCAATCCAGCTTGTCAGAATCCGCAAAATCCTGCTGATGCAGAAATTTGCTCTAGCTGCGGCTCTCAATTGTTGCTGACCCACAACCTTTCATTAAGTGAAATCAAAAGCGAAACAGCTCCGAAAGAGCTGGAAACACCCTTAGAGTGTCGCTACCGAGCCATAAAGCCCATCGGACAAGGTGGCTTTGGCAGAACCTTCTTAGCAGTAGATGAAAACAAACCATTCACTTACTCGCAATGCGTAATTAAACAATTTTTTCCTCAAAATCCTACTGAGAAAGCAGCAGAGTGGTTTCATCGAGAAGCAATGCAGCTAGAAACATTAGGAAAACATCCCCAGATTCCTAACCTGATTGCACATTTTGAGCAAGACAGGCAGCAATATTTAGTGCAAGAATTTATCCCTGGCAAAAACTTAGCTCAAGAACTAGCACAAAAAGGCCCATTCAACGAACTTCAAATTCGCCAACTTCTCCAAGATTTACTTCCAGTTCTGCATTTTGTTCATAAATCTAAAGTCATTCACCGCGACATCAAACCCGAAAATATTATTCGCCGTACCAACATTTATCAAGGTGGAGCAACCGGATTCATCCCTCTTTTACCCGCCGATTTAATCAGCTCTCAATCTCTAGTTTCTTCAGGAATTGCTAGAAACGGCCAACTCGTTTTAGTAGATTTTGGGGCAGCGAAAAAAGTTAAGGGAAATGGTCTGCCCCAAACTGGTACGATCGTAGGAAGTGCCGCCTATACCGCCCCAGAACAACTCATGGGGAAAGCAGTTTTTGCTAGCGATATCTACAGCTTGGGGATTACCTGCATTCATTTATTGACCCAAGTTCCCCCATTTGATTTATTCGACAGCAGAGAAGGTACTTGGGCGTGGCGAGATTATTTGAAAACACCTGTTAGCGATAATCTGGGTCATATTCTTGACAAAATGCTGCAAGGTGCTACTAATCATCGTTATCATGCAGCCGCAGCCGTAATTAGGCATTTGAATCCCAAACCCGTTTATGTAGAAACATTGCCTGTAACCTCTGAACCTGCAATTGTTTCCCCAGAAATGCCCGCAGAACCCCCACCATTACCACCTGATTTACCGCCACCACCAAATCAAAAACTACAGGTAAAAATTCAGCAAGCTTTGCAAGATACACTGACTCCCTACAATGTTAAAATTCAAGTTAACAAAACCAAGCGGAAATTAACTGTTGTCATCAATAGAAATGAAGATTGTAAAATTCATTATCCCCATTTATCTCAAATAATTGCCACTACTCTCACTGATTTACAATTAAATCAAATATCCGTAGTTAAACTTTTAGGAAGAGTTAACAATTCTCCTAGGCCAGAGTGGAAGCAGGTGTTGCAGATCGACACTAAAATCCAGTTCCGAAATAAAATTATTCGGCTGCAAAACAATAAACTAGCCGGGCGATTCTCCCAACTTAAAACTAGAGAATTTTGGCTCTTTAAGTTGAAAAGTAAAGATTTCTGGATAGACTTATTAATGTTTGCCTTAATGCTGTTTATCTTGGGAACCCAAATAATTATTTTAAAGCCTTGGGTAGGAATAATTATTTCATCGGTTTTTCTCTATGTCAAAAATCAAGTTGCTAAAAATGAACAATTTAAGACCAATAGTTTATTGGCGACATTAGCAGGGATATTTTTGATGATGGGAATAGGCGGAAATTATACTATTTTTGTGTCTGGCCCATTTGGTATTCTTTTAGGTTGCCTATTTATGGCTTTACCGCTTTTTTACACAACAAAGTAG
- the tsaB gene encoding tRNA (adenosine(37)-N6)-threonylcarbamoyltransferase complex dimerization subunit type 1 TsaB, which translates to MVLNLIKNIVSLTSTKYGLAIHTASPELGLAISNFAGDSRYQVWDLGRDLATHLHQNLLDFIQPQIWADLAFIAVAKGPGSFTGTRIGVVTARTLAQQLDIPLFAISTLAALAWEKREKEEREGKGEVENILLSSKIPPLENSIALQMPAQRGQLFGAIYAVKSAKNDGNDSNLIELLPDKVMMLESWQETLESWPTPYHLIKVQNDLGASVFSLLELAYLNYQHGKRPNWSEALPYYGQHPVEEKL; encoded by the coding sequence ATGGTTCTTAACTTAATCAAAAATATTGTGTCTCTAACATCAACGAAATACGGTTTAGCAATTCATACCGCCAGCCCAGAATTAGGTCTAGCAATTAGCAATTTTGCTGGTGATTCCCGCTATCAAGTGTGGGATTTAGGCCGCGATTTAGCTACCCATTTGCATCAAAATTTACTAGATTTTATTCAGCCGCAAATTTGGGCAGATTTGGCATTTATTGCAGTTGCTAAAGGGCCAGGAAGTTTTACGGGAACTCGGATTGGTGTAGTTACGGCTAGGACTTTAGCGCAACAGTTAGATATTCCTTTATTTGCGATTTCAACTTTGGCGGCTCTAGCTTGGGAGAAAAGAGAGAAGGAAGAAAGAGAGGGAAAAGGAGAAGTAGAAAATATTTTATTATCCTCTAAAATCCCACCATTAGAAAATTCAATCGCCCTCCAAATGCCTGCACAGCGCGGTCAATTATTTGGGGCAATATATGCAGTTAAAAGTGCAAAAAATGACGGCAATGATTCCAACTTAATTGAGTTATTACCAGATAAAGTAATGATGCTTGAATCCTGGCAAGAAACTTTAGAATCTTGGCCCACACCATATCATTTAATTAAGGTTCAAAATGATTTAGGCGCGTCAGTTTTCAGCTTATTAGAACTAGCTTATTTAAATTATCAACACGGAAAACGCCCTAACTGGTCAGAAGCATTACCCTATTATGGGCAACATCCCGTTGAAGAAAAGTTATAA
- a CDS encoding ABC transporter permease: MKWWQNLKNNPLARLGAVLLLILYGVAIAADFIAPYDPYNSQLNGSLLPPTQIYLTTRDGRFIGPHVYPVTQGPVDVNTGERNVIVEWEKPSPLSLFVKGDSYKILGIIPFNRHLFGTNGEARFHLVGTDEQARDQFSRLVYGSRISLSIGLVGIAISFPLGMLVGGISGYFGGWIDSVLMRFVEVLMTIPGIYLLVALASVLPPGLTSTQRFLLIVLITSFISWASLARVIRGQVLSIKQREFVQAARAMGANPVYIIVRHVLPQTATYVIISATLAIPGFIVAESVLSLIGLGIQQPDASWGNLLSLSTNASILVLQPWLVWPPALLIIVTVLAFNLLGDGLRDALDPRSLQR; the protein is encoded by the coding sequence ATGAAATGGTGGCAAAATCTTAAAAATAATCCTTTAGCCCGATTGGGAGCTGTGTTACTATTGATTTTGTATGGAGTGGCGATCGCAGCAGATTTTATTGCGCCTTATGACCCCTATAACTCTCAATTGAATGGTTCCCTATTGCCGCCAACGCAGATTTATTTAACTACGAGAGACGGCAGATTTATTGGGCCTCACGTTTACCCCGTAACTCAAGGGCCAGTGGATGTGAATACGGGCGAGCGGAATGTGATTGTAGAATGGGAAAAACCTTCACCTTTAAGTCTATTTGTCAAAGGTGATAGCTATAAAATATTAGGGATTATACCATTTAATAGACATTTGTTTGGAACTAATGGCGAGGCAAGATTCCACCTTGTAGGTACGGATGAACAGGCGCGAGATCAGTTTAGTCGTTTGGTTTATGGAAGTAGAATTAGTCTGAGCATTGGATTAGTGGGAATTGCGATTTCTTTCCCTCTGGGTATGTTGGTGGGGGGGATTTCTGGATATTTTGGTGGTTGGATTGACAGTGTTTTAATGCGATTTGTTGAAGTTTTGATGACGATTCCAGGCATTTACTTGTTAGTAGCGCTAGCTTCTGTTTTACCACCTGGATTGACTAGCACTCAGCGTTTTCTGTTAATTGTATTAATCACTTCCTTTATCAGTTGGGCGAGTTTAGCGCGGGTGATTCGGGGACAAGTGCTCTCAATTAAACAACGAGAATTTGTACAGGCGGCAAGGGCGATGGGGGCAAATCCAGTTTATATTATTGTACGCCATGTATTGCCGCAGACAGCAACTTATGTGATTATTTCTGCTACTTTGGCGATTCCTGGTTTTATCGTGGCTGAGTCAGTTTTGAGTTTAATTGGATTAGGAATTCAGCAACCTGATGCTTCTTGGGGAAATTTACTTTCTTTGTCTACGAATGCTTCAATTTTGGTGTTGCAGCCTTGGTTAGTTTGGCCGCCTGCCTTGTTGATTATTGTAACAGTTTTGGCGTTTAATTTGTTAGGAGATGGATTGCGAGATGCACTCGATCCAAGGAGCTTGCAGAGGTAG
- a CDS encoding AI-2E family transporter encodes MNSVFSPVQQFLITWLLVLVTGWFTLGAIHYVAELISILVTAGLIAFLLNYAVARLQVFLPRGAAAALVYFAAGLVMAVIVLTIAPPVLNQAAQLAVRFPDLLESGRQQLAEFQIWSAERNLPFDVQILEQQLSAKVQEQVQAIAASGLGLVVGTVNWFLDLILILVISFYMLLDGERVWRGLTSIFAPEIRYVLTETLERNLQRFVSGQLLLGLFMAIGLTLVFWVLQVPFFLLFAVFIGLLEAIPFIGATLGIGAVSIIVAFIDWWLALEVLVAAIALQQVKDNLIAPRIMGSLTGFSPVVIFAALLLGGRVGGVLGVILAIPLTGVVKSIVEILLNPKLPPQTGSFFYNPFNGQALKEIEKVENG; translated from the coding sequence ATGAATAGTGTGTTTTCTCCCGTCCAACAGTTTCTAATTACTTGGTTGCTAGTTTTAGTGACAGGTTGGTTTACTCTCGGTGCGATTCATTATGTTGCGGAATTGATCAGTATTTTAGTAACGGCGGGACTGATTGCGTTTTTATTGAATTACGCGGTAGCGAGACTGCAAGTATTTTTGCCGAGGGGCGCGGCGGCGGCCCTAGTTTATTTTGCTGCTGGGTTGGTTATGGCGGTGATCGTTTTGACGATCGCACCTCCTGTTTTAAACCAAGCTGCACAATTAGCGGTCAGATTCCCAGACTTACTAGAGTCTGGGCGACAGCAATTAGCGGAGTTTCAGATTTGGAGTGCGGAGCGTAATTTGCCGTTTGACGTGCAAATCTTGGAGCAGCAATTGTCTGCTAAAGTGCAGGAACAAGTACAAGCGATCGCTGCTAGCGGTTTGGGTTTAGTTGTAGGAACAGTTAACTGGTTTCTCGACTTAATCTTAATCCTCGTAATTTCGTTTTATATGTTGTTAGATGGGGAAAGAGTTTGGCGGGGTTTGACGAGTATTTTTGCGCCAGAAATTCGCTATGTCTTAACAGAAACTTTGGAGAGAAATCTTCAGCGATTTGTATCGGGACAGTTATTGTTAGGCCTATTTATGGCCATCGGGCTGACTCTGGTTTTCTGGGTTTTACAGGTTCCTTTTTTCTTGCTATTTGCTGTGTTCATCGGGTTGTTAGAAGCCATTCCTTTTATTGGGGCAACTCTAGGAATTGGTGCAGTGAGCATTATTGTGGCGTTTATTGATTGGTGGTTAGCACTGGAGGTTTTGGTAGCTGCGATCGCTCTTCAACAGGTGAAGGATAATTTAATTGCCCCTCGGATTATGGGTAGTTTAACAGGATTTAGCCCTGTGGTTATTTTCGCGGCTTTACTGTTGGGAGGTAGAGTGGGAGGGGTTTTGGGGGTAATCTTAGCGATTCCTCTAACGGGAGTTGTGAAAAGTATTGTGGAAATTTTACTTAATCCCAAGTTACCGCCGCAAACTGGTTCATTTTTTTACAATCCTTTTAATGGTCAAGCATTGAAGGAAATAGAAAAGGTGGAAAATGGGTAA
- a CDS encoding Npun_R2479 family HD domain-containing metalloprotein has product MVFNATELLIDAFVQKIRFGYTRTYGGYKPDYEDIIAWAGSMALENIANSDALYHNVEHTILVTLVGQEILRGKHIREGGASCEDWLHFIISLVCHDIGYVKGVCRQDRNGWYATGNGTELVPLPPGSTDASLTPYHVDRAKLFIDERFGGHRLIDAEVIKRNIELTRFPVPKESDHQDTINFPGLVRAADLIGQLSDPRYLKKISSLYYEFEETGFNQKVGYKNPGDLRVNYSKFYWHGVHPYVKDALHYLSLTQQGKQVIANLYSNVFVVEHDLSAEEAMAV; this is encoded by the coding sequence ATGGTTTTTAATGCAACTGAACTTCTGATCGATGCCTTCGTGCAGAAAATACGGTTTGGCTACACCCGCACTTACGGCGGCTACAAACCAGACTACGAAGACATCATCGCCTGGGCAGGCAGTATGGCGCTAGAAAATATCGCCAACAGCGATGCTCTCTACCACAACGTTGAACACACAATTTTGGTGACATTGGTAGGCCAAGAAATTTTACGAGGCAAACACATCCGCGAAGGCGGGGCTTCCTGCGAAGATTGGCTACACTTCATCATCTCCCTAGTTTGTCACGACATCGGCTACGTCAAAGGCGTTTGCCGCCAGGATCGAAATGGCTGGTATGCTACGGGTAACGGCACAGAATTAGTGCCTTTACCTCCCGGCTCTACTGATGCTAGCTTGACTCCTTATCACGTAGACCGCGCTAAACTGTTTATTGACGAGCGGTTTGGTGGCCATCGGCTGATCGATGCTGAGGTGATTAAGCGCAACATCGAACTGACTCGATTTCCCGTACCAAAAGAGTCGGATCATCAAGATACAATTAACTTTCCAGGTTTAGTTCGAGCTGCCGATCTAATTGGCCAACTCAGCGATCCTCGTTACCTCAAAAAAATTAGTTCCCTTTACTATGAATTTGAGGAAACTGGGTTTAACCAAAAAGTGGGATATAAGAATCCCGGCGATTTACGGGTTAACTATTCCAAGTTTTACTGGCATGGGGTTCACCCTTATGTAAAAGATGCCTTGCATTACTTATCTCTGACTCAGCAAGGCAAACAGGTTATTGCTAATCTCTACTCGAATGTGTTTGTAGTTGAGCATGACTTGTCCGCTGAGGAAGCTATGGCTGTTTAG
- a CDS encoding efflux RND transporter periplasmic adaptor subunit: MTDRVLPETEYTQPPFPPEGRRGRNFEAKSWEEEAGEDLAVEDTSKNDFSNQSENETASDRDPESDEAELEDDRRVASGIEWQGLLVGLGIGAVTAIAGMQFFFNQQSPATPEVKAESAQFEAGMPQNVEVAPVEVASVDRSIEGTGTVAAYDLLPVLAQVNGLQIKQVLVKEGDAVEKGQVMAILDDSVLRSQLAEAIADVQSADATVQQAQAQVQQAQSLQNETVAAFEQAKANLVQAKARALQAQAGVDQAKAGVSVAQASAAQARAQLEQAQREVERSQNLASEGVISVQDLEKRRTEAKTAQEDLKKSAQEINQAIEEVKVAEAQIINAQADIRNAEAGVSSARAKFETAGTNIGSAQANVGNNQASVRSSEARVQQLQTQLEQTLVRAPESGIIAERIVRVGDVTSASQKLYSIIRDGRLELQLKVPETQLPQIKIGTEVKLISDSDSRISLRGNVREIAPNIETGNRQATVKINLPRVTDIRESLLRPGMFLRASLATESAQGLTVPAKAVVPQTNGTGIVYRLVGENKVQAQSVVLGEVVGAMGGNLSKAKVEIKSGLKAGDRVVIAGVENLKDGDRVNVISENGMVPNTKL; encoded by the coding sequence GTGACCGATCGAGTTTTACCAGAAACAGAGTACACTCAGCCACCTTTCCCTCCAGAGGGTAGACGTGGCCGCAACTTTGAGGCGAAAAGTTGGGAAGAAGAGGCGGGGGAGGATCTAGCTGTTGAAGATACCTCTAAAAACGATTTTTCTAATCAGTCTGAAAACGAAACTGCCAGCGATCGCGATCCAGAATCCGACGAAGCAGAATTAGAAGACGATCGCAGAGTTGCTAGTGGTATAGAATGGCAAGGTCTGCTAGTGGGTTTAGGAATTGGGGCCGTGACGGCGATCGCAGGTATGCAATTCTTTTTTAACCAACAGTCTCCTGCAACACCGGAAGTTAAAGCTGAATCAGCCCAATTTGAAGCAGGAATGCCTCAGAATGTTGAAGTCGCACCGGTGGAAGTTGCCAGTGTCGATCGCAGTATAGAAGGTACGGGTACTGTTGCTGCTTATGACTTGTTACCAGTTTTGGCTCAGGTTAATGGTTTGCAGATTAAGCAAGTTTTGGTCAAAGAAGGAGATGCTGTTGAAAAAGGTCAGGTAATGGCTATACTTGACGATTCTGTATTGCGATCGCAACTAGCCGAAGCGATCGCCGATGTTCAATCTGCCGATGCCACAGTACAGCAAGCACAAGCACAAGTGCAGCAAGCTCAATCCCTGCAAAACGAAACTGTAGCAGCCTTTGAGCAAGCCAAAGCCAACTTAGTACAAGCCAAAGCTAGGGCACTTCAAGCTCAAGCAGGTGTCGATCAAGCTAAAGCAGGCGTTAGCGTTGCCCAAGCAAGCGCCGCCCAAGCCCGCGCTCAATTAGAGCAAGCGCAAAGAGAAGTTGAACGCTCTCAAAATTTAGCTTCCGAGGGAGTAATTAGCGTTCAAGACTTAGAAAAGCGCAGGACAGAAGCAAAGACTGCTCAGGAAGACTTGAAAAAATCAGCTCAAGAAATCAACCAAGCGATCGAAGAAGTAAAAGTCGCTGAAGCTCAGATTATTAATGCTCAAGCAGATATTAGAAATGCCGAAGCTGGTGTTAGCAGTGCCAGAGCAAAATTTGAGACAGCAGGAACTAATATTGGTAGCGCTCAAGCGAATGTAGGCAACAATCAAGCCAGCGTCCGCAGTAGTGAAGCGCGAGTGCAGCAGTTGCAAACACAATTAGAACAAACTCTCGTGCGAGCCCCTGAAAGCGGAATTATTGCCGAAAGAATTGTTCGCGTTGGAGATGTTACTAGCGCCTCGCAGAAACTATATTCTATTATCAGGGATGGCAGACTGGAATTGCAACTTAAAGTCCCAGAAACTCAACTGCCGCAAATAAAAATTGGCACAGAAGTAAAACTAATTTCCGACTCTGATTCCCGCATCTCTTTGCGTGGGAATGTGCGGGAAATAGCGCCCAATATTGAAACCGGCAATCGTCAAGCTACTGTTAAAATTAATTTACCGAGAGTAACTGATATTAGAGAATCTCTCTTACGACCCGGAATGTTTTTACGCGCCTCCCTAGCAACAGAAAGCGCTCAAGGCTTGACAGTCCCAGCCAAAGCAGTTGTACCGCAAACCAATGGTACGGGAATAGTTTATCGGCTGGTAGGCGAAAATAAAGTACAAGCTCAATCTGTTGTCCTGGGCGAGGTTGTCGGTGCTATGGGAGGCAATTTAAGTAAGGCTAAGGTGGAAATTAAGAGCGGTTTAAAGGCCGGCGATCGGGTAGTGATTGCGGGTGTTGAAAACCTTAAAGATGGCGATCGCGTTAATGTAATTTCTGAAAATGGCATGGTTCCTAATACTAAATTATAG